The Urbifossiella limnaea genome has a window encoding:
- the proB gene encoding glutamate 5-kinase — protein sequence MADPVRQDVIERAHTVVVKVGTNVLADPAGRLDAGRIRALADQLHRVRTAGRRVVLVTSGAIGAGVGKLGLGKRPTDLAQLQACAAVGQSALMQLYQESFAPHGVHTAQILLTAGDFDSRARYLNARNTVRTLFEYGALPIINENDTVSVAEIKFGDNDHLAAMVSNLLRAPLLVLLTNVDGLYSADPRTDPAAELVATVPHIDHAVTDMAGASKSDLGTGGMRSKLKAARVATDAGVAVVMANGSLDGILDRVFAAEPVGTLFLPHRDDIPAWKRWVGYTARPVGTLTIDAGAVRAVVELGKSLLPVGVVGVGGEFRKGDVVSVCDAAGREVARGLTNYAAADALRLRGKAGAPYAELIHRDNLVVTAPG from the coding sequence ATGGCCGATCCGGTCCGACAGGATGTCATTGAGCGGGCGCACACGGTCGTCGTGAAGGTCGGCACCAACGTCCTCGCCGACCCCGCCGGTCGGCTCGACGCCGGCCGCATCCGCGCCCTCGCCGACCAGCTGCACCGCGTCCGCACCGCCGGCCGGCGCGTCGTGCTGGTCACGTCCGGGGCCATCGGCGCCGGCGTCGGCAAGCTCGGCCTCGGCAAGCGCCCCACCGACCTCGCGCAACTCCAAGCCTGCGCCGCCGTCGGCCAGTCGGCGCTGATGCAGCTGTACCAGGAGAGCTTCGCCCCCCACGGCGTCCACACCGCACAGATCCTTCTCACCGCCGGCGACTTCGACAGCCGCGCCCGCTACCTGAACGCCCGCAACACCGTCCGCACGCTGTTCGAGTACGGCGCGCTGCCGATCATCAACGAGAACGACACCGTGTCCGTCGCCGAGATCAAGTTCGGCGACAACGACCACCTCGCGGCGATGGTGTCGAACCTGCTCCGCGCCCCGCTGCTGGTGCTGCTGACGAACGTGGACGGCCTCTACTCCGCCGACCCGCGCACCGACCCGGCGGCGGAACTGGTGGCGACGGTGCCGCACATCGACCACGCGGTGACGGACATGGCCGGCGCCAGCAAGAGCGACCTCGGCACCGGCGGGATGCGGAGCAAGCTGAAGGCGGCCCGGGTGGCGACCGACGCCGGCGTGGCGGTGGTGATGGCGAACGGCTCGCTCGACGGCATCCTCGACCGCGTGTTCGCGGCGGAGCCGGTGGGGACGCTGTTCCTGCCGCACCGCGACGACATCCCCGCGTGGAAGCGCTGGGTCGGCTACACGGCCCGGCCGGTGGGCACGCTCACGATCGACGCCGGCGCCGTGCGGGCGGTGGTGGAGTTGGGGAAGAGCTTGTTGCCGGTGGGGGTGGTGGGGGTGGGCGGCGAGTTCCGCAAGGGGGACGTGGTGTCGGTGTGCGACGCGGCCGGCCGGGAGGTGGCCCGCGGGCTGACGAACTACGCTGCGGCCGACGCGCTGCGACTCCGCGGCAAGGCCGGCGCACCCTACGCCGAGTTGATTCACCGCGACAACCTGGTGGTGACGGCGCCGGGCTGA
- a CDS encoding DNA-methyltransferase: MPHLAPARRAAPPAAAYTTDRGRLLVGKAEDLLADPALDDLRGRVQLVFTSPPFPLLRPKKYGNRQGDEYAAWLASLAIPLTKFLTPTGSIVMELGNGWNPGTPTVSTVGIKALLAFQEEAGLHLCQEFICYNPARLPTPAEWVAVRRERVKDAFTRVWWLSPTPTPKADNRRVLTEYSDAMRKLLSRGTYSSGRRPSEHKVGRRSFLADNGGAIPPNVLVAPAEEPQAVLPIPNTASRGGYHEKCRKGNVPRHPAAMPEPLVEFFVKFLTDPGELVLDPFAGSNTTGAVAENLGREWVGFEADAEYAAASQVRFAA, translated from the coding sequence GTGCCCCACCTCGCGCCCGCCCGCCGCGCCGCCCCGCCGGCCGCCGCCTACACCACCGACCGCGGCCGACTCCTCGTCGGCAAGGCCGAAGACCTCCTCGCCGACCCGGCGCTCGACGACCTGCGCGGCCGCGTGCAGCTCGTCTTCACGTCGCCGCCGTTCCCGCTGCTGCGGCCGAAGAAGTACGGCAACCGCCAGGGCGACGAGTACGCCGCCTGGCTCGCGTCGCTGGCCATCCCGCTCACGAAGTTCCTCACGCCGACCGGCTCGATCGTCATGGAGCTCGGCAACGGCTGGAACCCCGGCACGCCGACCGTGAGCACCGTCGGCATCAAGGCGCTCCTGGCGTTCCAGGAGGAGGCCGGGCTCCACCTGTGCCAGGAGTTCATCTGCTACAACCCGGCCCGGCTGCCGACGCCGGCCGAGTGGGTGGCCGTGCGCCGCGAGCGGGTGAAGGACGCCTTCACGCGGGTGTGGTGGCTGAGCCCGACGCCGACGCCGAAGGCCGACAACCGCCGCGTGCTGACCGAGTACAGCGACGCGATGCGGAAGCTGCTGAGCCGCGGCACGTACTCGTCGGGCCGGCGGCCGAGCGAGCACAAGGTGGGGCGGCGGTCGTTCCTGGCGGACAACGGCGGGGCCATCCCGCCGAACGTGCTGGTGGCGCCGGCCGAGGAGCCGCAGGCGGTGCTGCCGATCCCGAACACGGCGAGCCGCGGCGGGTACCACGAGAAGTGCCGCAAGGGGAACGTGCCGCGCCACCCGGCGGCGATGCCGGAGCCGCTGGTCGAGTTCTTCGTGAAGTTCCTGACCGACCCCGGCGAGCTGGTGCTCGACCCGTTCGCCGGCAGCAACACGACCGGGGCTGTGGCCGAGAACCTGGGGCGCGAGTGGGTGGGCTTCGAGGCGGACGCGGAGTACGCAGCGGCGTCGCAGGTGAGATTTGCGGCCTGA
- the panE gene encoding 2-dehydropantoate 2-reductase, translated as MRFLVVGAGAVGGYFGGRLLEAGRDVTFLVRPARAEALAATGLVITSPAGDVAIPAPPTVVAAELRAPFDVVLLSCKAYDLDDAMTAFAPAVGPTTAIIPLLNGLRHLDALDGRFGPARVLGGSCFISAKRDDAGRIAHVSDPHRLVFGERGGGRSARVDAILAAMTGAKFEADASDDIVQELWEKWTFLAALAAVTCLTRAAVGDVVAAGGADLTLALLDECRAVAAAAGHAPRPGPWEAAVKRLTHPKSTVTASMLGDVERRGPTEADHVLGDLLRRRGPVEGDRSLLRLAYTAVKAAAARAAREAG; from the coding sequence ATGCGATTCCTGGTGGTCGGCGCGGGGGCGGTCGGCGGCTACTTCGGCGGGCGGCTCCTCGAAGCCGGCCGCGATGTGACCTTTCTTGTGCGACCGGCACGCGCCGAGGCGCTCGCCGCCACCGGCCTCGTCATCACCAGCCCCGCCGGCGACGTCGCCATCCCGGCCCCGCCGACGGTCGTCGCCGCCGAGTTGCGGGCGCCGTTCGACGTGGTGCTGCTGTCGTGCAAGGCCTACGACCTGGACGACGCCATGACCGCGTTCGCGCCGGCAGTCGGGCCGACCACGGCGATCATCCCGCTGCTCAACGGCCTGCGCCACCTCGACGCCCTCGACGGCCGCTTCGGCCCGGCCCGCGTCCTCGGCGGGTCGTGCTTCATCTCGGCGAAGCGCGACGACGCCGGCCGCATCGCCCACGTCAGCGACCCGCACCGGCTCGTCTTCGGCGAGCGCGGCGGCGGCCGGTCGGCGCGCGTCGATGCCATTCTTGCCGCGATGACGGGGGCGAAGTTCGAGGCCGACGCCAGCGACGACATCGTGCAGGAGCTGTGGGAGAAGTGGACGTTCCTGGCGGCGCTCGCCGCGGTGACGTGCCTGACCCGTGCGGCCGTCGGCGACGTGGTCGCGGCCGGCGGCGCCGACCTGACGCTGGCGCTGCTCGACGAATGCCGGGCGGTCGCGGCGGCGGCGGGTCACGCGCCGCGGCCGGGCCCGTGGGAGGCGGCCGTGAAGCGGCTGACGCACCCGAAATCGACGGTGACGGCCTCGATGCTCGGCGACGTGGAGCGGCGCGGCCCGACGGAGGCCGACCACGTACTCGGCGACCTGCTGCGGCGCCGCGGCCCGGTCGAGGGCGACCGGTCGCTGCTGCGCCTGGCGTACACCGCGGTGAAGGCGGCGGCGGCGCGGGCCGCCCGCGAGGCGGGGTGA
- a CDS encoding sulfatase, translated as MRPLLAAAALALLAGPAAAAPNVLFVAIDDLNDWVGHLHGHPQASTPNLDRLAARGTAFTNAHCQAPLCNPSRTSLLTGRRPTATGVYGLAPGFRAAPAARGCVTLPQSFLRAGYSTYTCGKIFHDGSVAAKDRPAEFAEWGPAPGMGRPKERFAKLPGTPHPLMDWGPFPERDADAADHQIADAAIAALNRAPKDKPFFVACGFRLPHVPCFAPPAWFAKFPADRVQLPPVRADDRADTPRFSWYLHWKLPEPRLATLEAANEWRPLVRGYLASTAFMDHQLGRVLDALEKTGRANDTVVVVWSDHGYHLGEKGITGKNSLWERSTRVPLVFAGPGVNRGRCGRPAELLDVYPTLLELAGLPARTDLDGLSLVPQLRDAVAPRDRPALTTHNPGNHTVRSERWRYIRYADGSEELYDAVTDPNEWTNRAADPSLIGVKRELAKWLPAKEEPHAPGSAQRVLTYDARTGAVTWEGTPVGRDDPVPTP; from the coding sequence ATGCGCCCTCTCCTTGCCGCCGCCGCGCTCGCGCTCCTCGCGGGCCCCGCGGCCGCCGCGCCGAACGTACTGTTCGTCGCAATCGACGACCTGAACGACTGGGTGGGCCACTTGCACGGCCACCCGCAGGCGAGCACCCCGAACCTCGACCGCCTCGCCGCCCGCGGCACCGCGTTCACCAACGCCCACTGCCAGGCGCCGCTGTGCAACCCGTCGCGGACCAGCCTCCTCACCGGCCGCCGCCCCACCGCCACCGGCGTGTACGGCCTCGCCCCCGGCTTTCGCGCCGCGCCCGCCGCCCGCGGCTGCGTCACGCTGCCGCAGTCGTTCCTGCGCGCCGGGTACAGCACGTACACCTGCGGGAAAATCTTCCACGACGGCTCCGTCGCCGCGAAGGACCGCCCGGCCGAGTTCGCCGAGTGGGGGCCGGCTCCCGGCATGGGTCGGCCCAAGGAACGGTTCGCCAAACTGCCCGGCACGCCGCACCCGCTCATGGACTGGGGGCCGTTCCCGGAGCGGGACGCGGACGCCGCCGACCACCAGATCGCCGACGCGGCGATTGCGGCGCTGAACCGGGCGCCGAAGGACAAACCGTTCTTCGTGGCGTGCGGGTTCCGCCTGCCGCACGTGCCGTGCTTCGCCCCGCCGGCGTGGTTCGCCAAGTTCCCCGCCGACCGCGTGCAGCTGCCGCCGGTCCGCGCCGACGACCGCGCCGACACGCCGCGCTTCTCGTGGTACTTGCACTGGAAGCTGCCGGAGCCGCGGCTGGCGACGCTGGAAGCTGCAAACGAGTGGCGGCCGCTCGTGCGCGGGTACCTGGCTTCGACCGCGTTCATGGATCACCAGCTCGGTCGCGTGCTGGACGCGCTGGAGAAAACGGGCCGGGCGAACGACACGGTCGTGGTGGTGTGGAGCGACCACGGCTATCACCTCGGCGAGAAGGGGATCACGGGGAAGAACTCGCTGTGGGAGCGCTCGACGCGGGTGCCGCTGGTGTTCGCCGGCCCCGGGGTGAACCGCGGCCGCTGCGGCCGGCCCGCCGAGCTGCTGGACGTGTACCCGACGCTGCTGGAGCTCGCGGGCCTGCCTGCCCGGACGGACCTGGACGGGTTGTCGCTGGTGCCGCAGTTGCGGGACGCGGTGGCGCCGCGGGACCGGCCGGCGCTGACGACGCACAACCCCGGAAACCACACGGTGCGCTCCGAGCGCTGGCGCTACATCCGCTACGCCGACGGCAGCGAGGAGCTGTACGACGCCGTCACCGACCCGAACGAGTGGACGAACCGCGCCGCCGACCCTTCCCTGATCGGCGTGAAGCGCGAGCTGGCGAAGTGGCTGCCGGCGAAGGAGGAGCCGCACGCCCCCGGCAGCGCCCAGCGGGTGCTCACCTACGACGCCCGCACCGGCGCCGTGACGTGGGAGGGCACCCCGGTCGGCCGCGACGACCCGGTGCCGACGCCGTGA
- a CDS encoding prolyl oligopeptidase family serine peptidase — protein MRTARRATVALVAAVLLAVPATSQERKLSYPDTKKGSTTDTYHGTTVGDPYRWLEDDVRKSPEVASWVEAENKVSDAFLKDIPQREAIRKRITDLWNYEKISAPSKVGGRYFFSKNDGLQNQSVFYTQDTLDGPARMLLDPNTWSKDGTVALSGMAISDDAKYLAFGKAAAGSDWNTWHVLEVATGKLLDDKLEWVKFSGAAWTLDGKGFYYSRFPEPQKDAAFQALNENQTLYYHRLGTPQSDDVMVYRTPEHPRWTVGGTVSEDGKYLVISVGDGTTSRKSRVVYRDLTDAKAQPVELVANHKNKFSFLGNDGGLFYFLTDYNAPKYQVVAIDTKSPDPKGWKTIVAEAAEVLEGADLFGNQFVCSYLKDARTVVKVIDMAGKLVREVDLPGIGTAGGFNGKRTDTETFYSFSSFATPPSTYKYDLATGKSTLLRQAQVKFDPSAYEVKQVFVPSKDGTKVPMFVAHKKGLKLDGTNPTLLYGYGGFNISLTPGFSVSRLMWMEMGGVFAVANLRGGGEYGDDWHRAGTKTKKQNVFDDFIAAGEWLVKEKYTSPKKLAIQGGSNGGLLVGACMTQRPDLYGACLPAVGVMDMLRFQKFTAGRFWTDDYGSSESENPEEFKALLAYSPYHTLLRSGPRDYPATLVTTADTDDRVVPGHSFKFAAALQAMQKGSAPVLIRIETKAGHGAGKPTAKVIEEVADQWAFLVRTLDFRPTIRE, from the coding sequence ATGCGCACCGCCCGACGGGCGACCGTCGCCCTCGTCGCCGCCGTTCTGCTCGCCGTCCCGGCGACGTCCCAGGAGAGGAAGTTGAGTTACCCGGATACCAAGAAGGGCAGCACCACCGACACCTACCACGGCACCACCGTCGGCGACCCCTACCGCTGGCTCGAAGACGACGTCCGCAAGTCGCCGGAGGTCGCCAGTTGGGTCGAGGCCGAGAACAAGGTGTCCGACGCCTTCCTCAAGGACATTCCGCAGCGCGAGGCCATCCGCAAGCGCATCACCGACCTGTGGAACTACGAGAAGATCTCGGCCCCGTCGAAGGTCGGCGGCCGGTACTTCTTCAGCAAGAACGACGGCCTTCAGAACCAGAGCGTCTTCTACACCCAGGACACGCTCGACGGCCCCGCGCGGATGCTCCTCGACCCCAACACCTGGAGCAAGGACGGCACCGTCGCCCTCTCCGGCATGGCGATCAGCGACGACGCCAAGTACCTCGCCTTCGGCAAGGCCGCGGCCGGCTCCGACTGGAACACGTGGCACGTCCTTGAAGTCGCCACCGGCAAGCTCCTCGACGACAAACTGGAGTGGGTGAAGTTCAGCGGCGCGGCGTGGACCCTCGACGGCAAGGGCTTCTACTACAGCCGCTTCCCCGAGCCGCAGAAGGACGCCGCGTTCCAGGCGCTCAACGAGAACCAGACCCTCTACTACCACCGCCTCGGCACGCCCCAGAGCGACGACGTGATGGTGTACCGCACGCCCGAGCACCCGCGCTGGACCGTCGGCGGCACCGTGTCCGAGGACGGCAAGTACCTCGTCATCAGCGTCGGCGACGGCACCACCAGCCGCAAGTCGCGCGTCGTCTACCGCGACCTCACGGACGCGAAGGCGCAGCCGGTCGAGCTCGTCGCCAACCACAAGAACAAGTTCTCGTTCCTCGGCAACGACGGCGGGCTGTTCTACTTCCTCACCGACTACAACGCGCCGAAGTACCAGGTGGTGGCGATCGACACCAAGAGCCCGGACCCGAAGGGGTGGAAGACGATCGTCGCCGAGGCCGCGGAGGTGCTCGAAGGGGCGGACCTGTTCGGCAACCAGTTCGTGTGCAGCTACCTGAAGGACGCCCGGACCGTCGTGAAGGTGATCGACATGGCCGGGAAGCTCGTCCGCGAGGTGGACCTGCCGGGCATCGGCACCGCCGGCGGGTTCAACGGCAAGCGGACCGACACCGAGACGTTCTACTCGTTCAGCAGCTTCGCCACGCCGCCGAGCACCTACAAGTACGACCTGGCCACGGGCAAGAGCACGCTGCTGCGGCAGGCGCAGGTGAAGTTCGACCCGAGCGCCTACGAGGTGAAGCAGGTGTTCGTGCCGAGCAAGGACGGCACGAAGGTGCCGATGTTCGTGGCCCACAAGAAGGGGCTGAAGCTCGACGGCACGAACCCGACGCTGCTGTACGGCTACGGCGGCTTCAACATCTCGCTGACGCCCGGCTTCTCGGTGAGCCGGCTGATGTGGATGGAGATGGGCGGCGTGTTCGCGGTGGCGAACCTGCGCGGCGGCGGCGAGTACGGCGACGACTGGCACCGCGCCGGCACGAAGACGAAGAAGCAGAACGTGTTCGACGACTTCATCGCGGCCGGCGAGTGGCTCGTCAAGGAGAAGTACACGAGCCCGAAGAAGCTGGCGATCCAGGGCGGCAGCAACGGCGGGCTACTGGTGGGGGCGTGCATGACGCAGCGGCCGGACCTGTACGGCGCGTGCCTGCCGGCGGTGGGGGTGATGGACATGCTGCGGTTCCAGAAGTTCACCGCCGGCCGCTTCTGGACCGACGACTACGGCAGCAGCGAGAGCGAGAACCCGGAGGAGTTCAAGGCGCTGCTGGCGTACAGCCCGTACCACACGCTGCTGCGGAGCGGCCCGCGCGACTACCCGGCGACGCTGGTGACGACGGCCGACACCGACGACCGGGTGGTGCCGGGTCACAGCTTCAAGTTCGCGGCGGCCTTGCAGGCGATGCAGAAGGGCTCGGCGCCGGTGCTGATCCGCATCGAGACGAAGGCCGGCCACGGGGCCGGGAAGCCGACGGCCAAAGTGATCGAGGAGGTGGCCGACCAGTGGGCGTTCCTGGTGCGCACGCTCGACTTCCGCCCGACGATCCGGGAGTGA
- a CDS encoding toxin-antitoxin system YwqK family antitoxin — protein sequence MADDVRVNENDLELDEDMLLLAGVPFSGVGFDLYEDGSLRSESPFRDGFRDGLCREWHPNGRLRCEWIAAQGTITGVKTEWHPGGALKAVGQYEYGVEIESREWDDAGDLISYWQIDEKSAIYAYVVGLRERGGLRYPWITPPETE from the coding sequence ATGGCAGACGACGTGCGGGTTAACGAGAACGATTTGGAGCTGGACGAGGACATGCTGCTCTTGGCCGGGGTGCCGTTCTCGGGAGTCGGCTTCGACCTGTACGAGGACGGATCACTTCGCAGTGAGTCGCCGTTCCGCGACGGGTTTAGAGACGGGCTGTGCCGGGAGTGGCACCCGAATGGTCGGCTCCGGTGTGAGTGGATTGCCGCCCAGGGCACCATAACGGGGGTGAAGACGGAGTGGCACCCGGGGGGCGCGCTCAAGGCCGTCGGGCAGTACGAGTACGGGGTCGAGATTGAGTCCCGGGAGTGGGACGACGCTGGCGACCTGATCTCCTACTGGCAGATCGATGAAAAAAGCGCGATCTACGCCTACGTGGTGGGGTTGCGGGAGAGAGGCGGCCTCCGCTACCCCTGGATCACGCCCCCGGAAACCGAATGA
- a CDS encoding neutral/alkaline non-lysosomal ceramidase N-terminal domain-containing protein, translated as MTRALLALLVLAAPASAQDGWHAGFAAQRITPAEPMWMSGYASRTAPADGTETDLFAKAAVLRAPDGKTFCLVTLDLVGIDRDTSRQVVTAITDKHRLPREAVALAVSHTHCGPVVGKNLRSMYFLDDHHARLVDAYTDALPGKVLKAVDGAVAALGPVTLSAGVGSATFAVNRRENKEADVPALREAGKLKGPTDHDVPVLAARDAQGKLKGVVFGYACHATVLSAQKWCADYPGFAQLELEKAHPGAVALFWAGCGADQNPLPRRTVELARGYGKQLADAVDAVLAKPMPAVGAGAAAAYREVPLPLHEIPSREALLKQAENPNKYEAARARHLLKQLDTPRGIPADYPYPVQTWKLGRVTWVLLGGEVVVDYSLRLKRELGAGLWVAGYANDVMAYVPSARVLREGGYEGATSMVYYGLPSVWGPEVEERVVAEVRRQVGAK; from the coding sequence ATGACTCGCGCTCTTCTGGCACTCCTCGTGCTCGCCGCCCCCGCATCCGCACAAGACGGCTGGCACGCCGGGTTCGCCGCCCAGCGGATCACGCCCGCCGAACCGATGTGGATGTCCGGGTACGCCAGCCGCACCGCCCCCGCCGACGGCACCGAGACCGACCTGTTCGCCAAGGCCGCCGTCCTCCGCGCCCCGGACGGCAAGACGTTCTGCTTGGTCACCCTCGACCTCGTCGGCATCGACCGCGACACCTCACGGCAAGTCGTGACCGCGATCACGGACAAGCACCGGCTGCCGCGCGAGGCCGTGGCGCTGGCCGTGTCGCACACGCACTGCGGGCCGGTCGTCGGCAAGAACCTTCGCTCCATGTACTTCCTCGACGACCACCACGCCCGCCTCGTGGACGCCTACACCGACGCCCTTCCCGGCAAGGTGTTGAAGGCCGTCGACGGCGCCGTCGCCGCGCTCGGCCCGGTCACGCTGTCGGCCGGCGTCGGCAGCGCGACGTTCGCGGTGAACCGGCGCGAGAACAAGGAGGCCGACGTGCCCGCGCTCCGCGAGGCGGGCAAGCTGAAGGGGCCGACCGACCACGACGTGCCCGTCCTGGCCGCCCGCGACGCGCAGGGGAAGCTCAAGGGCGTCGTCTTCGGCTACGCCTGCCACGCCACCGTGCTGAGCGCGCAGAAGTGGTGCGCCGACTACCCCGGGTTCGCGCAGCTGGAGCTGGAGAAGGCGCACCCCGGGGCGGTGGCGTTGTTCTGGGCCGGGTGCGGCGCCGACCAGAACCCGCTGCCGCGGCGCACGGTGGAACTGGCCCGCGGCTACGGCAAGCAGCTGGCCGACGCCGTGGACGCGGTGCTGGCGAAGCCGATGCCGGCGGTCGGCGCCGGGGCGGCGGCGGCCTACCGCGAGGTGCCGCTCCCCCTGCACGAAATCCCGTCCCGCGAGGCGCTGCTGAAGCAGGCCGAGAACCCGAACAAGTACGAGGCGGCGCGGGCGCGGCACCTGCTGAAGCAACTCGACACCCCGCGCGGCATCCCGGCCGACTACCCGTACCCCGTTCAAACCTGGAAGCTCGGCCGCGTGACCTGGGTGCTGCTGGGCGGCGAGGTGGTGGTGGATTATTCGCTGCGGCTGAAGCGCGAGCTGGGCGCCGGGCTGTGGGTGGCGGGGTACGCGAACGACGTGATGGCGTACGTCCCGTCGGCGCGGGTGCTGCGAGAGGGCGGGTACGAGGGGGCCACGTCGATGGTGTACTACGGGCTGCCGTCGGTGTGGGGGCCGGAGGTCGAGGAGCGGGTGGTGGCGGAGGTACGCCGGCAGGTCGGGGCGAAGTGA
- a CDS encoding tetratricopeptide repeat protein produces MSQLAERIAQFRKMATDDPENELGHFRLGQLLLEDGQPAEAAKSFERTLELSPQFSKVYQLLGECLIKLDQKPRAAEVLTTGWTTADERGDKMPRDAMAKLLTQIGAPVPKAAAPTAVADDDGPDTGFRCQRPGCMEGKRAKQLPAPPVPDAIGERIHQNVCAGCWNLWFKDLSIKVINEMRLDLSSEFGHNEYDKHMREFFGFEEAP; encoded by the coding sequence ATGAGTCAGCTCGCCGAGCGGATCGCCCAGTTCCGGAAGATGGCCACCGACGACCCGGAAAACGAACTCGGGCACTTCCGCCTCGGCCAGTTACTCCTGGAGGACGGCCAGCCCGCCGAGGCCGCCAAGTCGTTCGAGCGCACCCTGGAACTGAGCCCGCAGTTCTCCAAGGTGTACCAGCTGCTCGGCGAGTGCCTCATCAAGCTCGACCAGAAGCCGCGCGCCGCCGAGGTGCTGACCACCGGCTGGACCACCGCCGACGAGCGCGGCGACAAGATGCCGCGCGACGCGATGGCGAAGCTGCTGACGCAGATCGGCGCCCCCGTGCCGAAGGCCGCGGCGCCGACCGCGGTCGCCGACGACGACGGCCCCGACACCGGGTTCCGCTGCCAGCGGCCCGGGTGCATGGAGGGGAAGCGGGCCAAGCAGCTGCCCGCGCCGCCGGTGCCCGACGCCATCGGCGAGCGCATCCACCAGAACGTCTGCGCCGGCTGCTGGAACCTGTGGTTCAAGGACCTCAGCATCAAGGTCATCAACGAGATGCGGCTCGACCTGAGCTCGGAGTTCGGGCACAACGAGTACGACAAGCACATGCGCGAGTTCTTCGGCTTCGAGGAGGCGCCGTGA
- a CDS encoding Uma2 family endonuclease, whose protein sequence is MTASVATPPPAPLRPGPSPAHGPAAKVWTVDQFHYLGDLGMFEGRRAMLIHGEIIEEGPMNPPHAIAGEKAEDAVRAAFGPGWRVRVHKPLVFGLTIDPGPDVSVVRGAPTLGPHPTTAELVVEISDSSLGYDLTTKAELYATAGIADYWVLDVAGGRLHVLRDPAPLPTGLGGTAYRTHLDLGSADVVTPLAAPGAAVRVADLLP, encoded by the coding sequence ATGACCGCGTCCGTCGCGACCCCGCCGCCCGCCCCACTCCGCCCTGGCCCCTCCCCGGCCCACGGCCCGGCCGCGAAGGTGTGGACCGTGGACCAGTTCCACTACCTCGGCGACCTCGGGATGTTCGAGGGCCGGCGGGCGATGCTCATCCACGGGGAGATCATCGAGGAGGGGCCGATGAACCCGCCGCACGCCATTGCCGGTGAGAAGGCCGAGGACGCCGTCCGCGCGGCGTTCGGCCCCGGGTGGCGGGTGCGGGTGCACAAGCCGCTCGTCTTCGGGCTGACGATCGACCCCGGGCCCGACGTGTCCGTCGTCCGTGGGGCGCCGACCCTCGGGCCGCACCCGACCACGGCCGAGCTGGTGGTCGAGATCAGCGACTCGTCACTCGGGTACGACCTCACGACGAAGGCGGAACTGTACGCGACCGCCGGGATCGCCGACTACTGGGTGCTCGACGTGGCCGGCGGCCGGCTCCACGTCCTCCGTGACCCGGCCCCACTGCCGACCGGCCTCGGCGGCACCGCGTACCGCACCCACCTCGACCTCGGCTCCGCGGATGTCGTGACCCCCCTCGCCGCGCCGGGTGCCGCCGTTCGCGTCGCGGACCTGCTGCCGTAG
- a CDS encoding HpcH/HpaI aldolase family protein, producing the protein MRPNSAKRLLRAGRPAVGTWLSLGSPVAARFLARSGWDYLTVDTEHNAIGIEATAACFAAVADAGGVCLARVPSNRHDHIKRVLDTGAHGVVVPMVNTRAEAEAAVSACLYPPKGTRSVGGATHALNFAATPADYYAKADDEILVVLQCEHIDAVRNFRDVYSVPGVDAVFVGPNDLMASMRAADGTPPTPEVFKQALAEILAGCKELGIPAGIHTFSVEEAKQRIADGWQFIAVGSELKLMLDAAKKVTDGLGLGKAAGELAKY; encoded by the coding sequence ATGCGCCCGAACTCCGCCAAGCGGCTCCTCCGCGCCGGCCGCCCGGCCGTCGGCACCTGGCTGTCCCTCGGCAGCCCCGTCGCCGCCCGCTTCCTCGCCCGCAGCGGCTGGGACTACCTGACCGTGGACACCGAGCACAACGCCATCGGCATCGAAGCCACCGCCGCCTGCTTCGCGGCCGTCGCCGACGCCGGCGGCGTGTGCCTGGCCCGCGTGCCGTCGAACCGCCACGACCACATCAAGCGCGTCCTCGACACCGGCGCCCACGGCGTCGTCGTGCCGATGGTAAACACCCGCGCGGAGGCCGAGGCCGCCGTGTCCGCGTGCCTGTACCCGCCGAAGGGCACCCGCAGTGTCGGCGGCGCCACCCACGCCCTGAACTTCGCCGCCACCCCCGCCGACTACTACGCCAAGGCCGACGACGAAATCCTGGTCGTGCTCCAGTGCGAGCACATCGACGCCGTCCGCAACTTCCGCGACGTGTACAGCGTGCCGGGCGTGGACGCCGTGTTCGTGGGGCCGAACGACCTGATGGCGAGCATGCGCGCCGCCGACGGCACGCCGCCGACGCCCGAGGTGTTCAAGCAAGCGCTGGCCGAGATCCTCGCCGGCTGCAAGGAGCTGGGCATCCCGGCGGGGATTCACACGTTCTCGGTGGAGGAGGCGAAGCAGCGGATCGCGGACGGCTGGCAGTTCATCGCCGTCGGCAGCGAGCTGAAGCTGATGCTGGACGCGGCGAAGAAGGTGACCGACGGCCTCGGCCTGGGCAAGGCGGCGGGCGAGCTGGCGAAGTACTGA